A region from the Methanofollis liminatans DSM 4140 genome encodes:
- a CDS encoding DUF2073 domain-containing protein, whose protein sequence is MIQGVQIDFLSAERLDRLTMMEKIRLILDDVRSGTIVVLEKGLLPEEQSKLIELTMMEIKPDGFSGIELETYPAKGGKEGFGGLLSRLIGKKSESRLTVIGPANQLKTLKKDQDLISAWVSSR, encoded by the coding sequence ATGATCCAGGGAGTTCAGATCGATTTCCTCTCGGCAGAACGGCTTGATCGGCTGACCATGATGGAGAAGATCAGGCTGATCCTCGACGATGTGCGTTCAGGCACCATTGTCGTGCTTGAGAAGGGGCTGTTGCCCGAGGAGCAGAGCAAACTCATCGAGCTGACGATGATGGAGATCAAGCCTGACGGCTTTTCCGGGATCGAGCTGGAGACCTATCCTGCAAAGGGCGGAAAAGAAGGGTTTGGCGGCTTACTTTCACGTCTGATCGGGAAAAAGTCCGAGTCGCGGCTGACGGTGATCGGGCCTGCAAACCAGCTCAAGACCCTCAAGAAGGACCAGGACCTGATCAGTGCCTGGGTTTCGTCACGGTGA
- a CDS encoding Zn-ribbon domain-containing protein, producing MPHKCTRCGREFEDGSTGILKGCPSCGGKKFLYIRESTRHEDVLEEKTIEEIAEETGEEELEVREEEAPKRVECYDRVESIRIVGPGSYELNIEKLAQSEEMVVSLGREGKYMVDILSMHKKDRKKSSKKQ from the coding sequence ATGCCGCACAAGTGCACCAGATGTGGAAGAGAGTTCGAGGACGGTTCGACCGGGATCCTGAAGGGCTGCCCGAGCTGCGGGGGGAAGAAGTTCCTCTACATCAGGGAATCGACGCGGCACGAGGATGTGCTCGAGGAGAAGACGATCGAGGAGATCGCCGAGGAAACCGGTGAGGAGGAACTCGAGGTCAGGGAGGAGGAGGCCCCGAAGCGTGTCGAGTGCTATGACCGCGTCGAGTCGATCCGTATCGTCGGGCCGGGCTCGTATGAACTGAACATCGAGAAGCTCGCACAGAGCGAGGAGATGGTCGTCAGCCTGGGCAGAGAGGGGAAATATATGGTGGATATCCTCTCGATGCATAAAAAGGACCGCAAAAAGTCTTCGAAGAAGCAGTGA
- a CDS encoding KamA family radical SAM protein, whose amino-acid sequence MKLRYLTGVDQIDALSPEEKILLQKVEEKFAFRSNDYYLSLIDWDDPADPIRRIAVPDPMELEESGVLDPSRESNYTVAPGLQHKYRETALLLVSDMCGTFCRFCFRKRLFMDRGAEVTRDVTEEIEYIRHHPEITNVLLTGGDPLIMATSKLEPIVAAIRGIEHVGIIRIGSKMPAFSPYRILDDPALPEMIRKYSTPEKRIYIMAQFNHPRELTPQAVEALGILLSAGAIVVNQTPILRGVNDDPAVLADLFRKLSFIGVPPYYVFQCRPTLGNRMFQVPVEESYAIIEAAKAQVSGLAKRARFVISHATGKIEVAGLTDEYVFFKYHQAADPEKIGAVMVFRRNPEALWFDDYAEPAVDVPVPVEIGEASG is encoded by the coding sequence ATGAAACTGCGATACCTGACAGGCGTCGACCAGATCGATGCATTGAGCCCTGAAGAGAAGATCCTGCTGCAGAAGGTGGAGGAGAAATTCGCTTTCCGCTCGAACGATTATTATCTTTCCCTCATCGACTGGGACGATCCGGCCGACCCGATCAGGCGGATCGCCGTCCCTGACCCGATGGAGCTGGAGGAGTCTGGTGTCCTCGATCCCTCCAGGGAGTCGAACTATACGGTTGCTCCGGGTCTCCAGCACAAGTACCGCGAGACGGCCCTGCTGCTGGTCTCGGACATGTGCGGGACGTTCTGCCGCTTCTGCTTCAGGAAGCGCCTCTTCATGGACCGGGGCGCCGAGGTGACGAGGGACGTCACCGAAGAGATCGAGTATATCAGGCATCACCCCGAGATCACGAACGTCCTCCTGACCGGCGGGGATCCCCTGATCATGGCGACCTCGAAGCTCGAACCGATCGTGGCGGCGATCAGGGGGATCGAGCATGTGGGGATCATCAGGATCGGGTCGAAGATGCCGGCCTTCAGCCCGTACCGGATCCTGGACGATCCGGCCCTGCCCGAGATGATCAGGAAATACTCGACGCCCGAGAAGCGGATCTACATCATGGCGCAGTTCAACCACCCGCGGGAACTCACGCCGCAGGCGGTGGAGGCGCTCGGCATCCTCCTCTCGGCCGGTGCGATCGTGGTGAACCAGACGCCCATCCTGCGCGGGGTGAACGACGATCCGGCGGTGCTCGCCGATCTCTTCAGGAAACTCTCGTTCATCGGGGTGCCGCCGTATTATGTCTTCCAGTGCCGCCCGACCCTGGGGAACCGGATGTTTCAGGTGCCGGTGGAGGAGAGCTATGCGATCATCGAGGCGGCGAAGGCGCAGGTCTCGGGCCTCGCAAAGAGGGCGCGGTTTGTGATCTCCCATGCGACCGGGAAGATCGAGGTCGCCGGCCTCACCGACGAGTATGTCTTCTTCAAGTACCATCAGGCGGCCGACCCGGAGAAGATCGGGGCGGTGATGGTCTTCAGGCGGAACCCTGAGGCGCTGTGGTTCGATGATTATGCCGAGCCGGCGGTCGATGTGCCGGTGCCGGTGGAGATCGGGGAGGCGTCGGGGTAA
- a CDS encoding PKD domain-containing protein, with amino-acid sequence MKDNDAAASEVIAVVILIAVFAVAAGIVGVVMLSNPQGDEAPAMLASVMYDNSTADDHRLILRHEGGDPLRKGEFQIFVNGEERTDEFSGESESTDWTDWENGQTLTLGLGSDPEPDGVLITSDGIAGSGTAWMLHLVGEGAIVTVVPTPSPTPGTVVAAFSANSTAGSAPLIVQFTDTSTGNPNEWYWNFGDNTTSGVQNPTHTFTTPGFYTVRLTASTTDDSDTTTRTITVVGPPTANFSASTTSGIIPLEVQFTDHSTGTPASWSWDFGDGTNATAQNPSHTYTTAGTYTVILTVSNAAGTDTATSTIRVSACAGLGLAGTYYPNREWIGEGVTRIDPRIWFADNEANTSWQKSGTDEYNWPIATLGKDDQFSVIYEGYLIVPEDATYTFYLTSDDGSWLWIDDMDTVLIDNGGYHSSTTKTANIHLTAGSHQIRAKMFENLGKAVFHLEWSSPAFARTPVEDFCHDPIAVAASFTAAPQSGTAPLQVQFTDLSTGAPTAWLWDFGDGTTSTEQHPVHIYTAPGTYTVSLTAANAAFSDTATRTDLITAETPTITEGFWPMDEGSGSIVYDKSGNGYNGTITGAGWISCADRGYLVFDGSSDSVSIPNSAGLNPTNAVTYEAWAYPTEYDTDKVIQKRDWDGHGLDLDKWNGWQGGVTTTSSSKTTIEWGEGRPTLNRWYLLALTYDGSTLRLYVDGEEKASTPLTGTLKTSTSPVYIGSDANTQKLFNGSIANAAIYSTALSPQEIGAHYAAFTPAGCPADAAFSADVVSGTAPLTVQFTDLSTRHPTAWLWDFGDGTSSRVQNPFHIYADPGTYTVSLTASNLFGPGTETKTGYITVTSPSSGYDILLITEHPKGGYLRNGGYMEFTVSGLWSRIKVGETSYELNQGDIVHILLNKDQAGKIHIAEQDINAFILDDITVSINGLTKGSGSIGDGDIWINTSSGMVSTLTLIVPQKNAWTRFEIDGDQILYGKDKRGIVLTGLVPGSDGTLNLDISDKPSSSEIHYDGGVKEYSFI; translated from the coding sequence ATGAAGGACAATGACGCCGCCGCCAGCGAAGTGATCGCCGTCGTGATCCTCATCGCCGTGTTTGCAGTGGCGGCGGGGATCGTCGGCGTCGTCATGCTCTCGAACCCCCAGGGTGACGAGGCCCCGGCGATGCTTGCGAGCGTGATGTACGACAACAGCACCGCAGACGATCACCGCCTGATTCTCCGCCATGAGGGAGGAGATCCCCTCAGGAAGGGGGAATTTCAGATCTTTGTCAACGGCGAAGAACGGACCGACGAATTTTCAGGAGAGAGTGAATCGACGGACTGGACAGACTGGGAGAACGGACAGACCCTCACCCTCGGGTTGGGCAGCGACCCCGAACCTGACGGCGTGCTGATCACCAGCGACGGAATCGCTGGCAGCGGAACCGCGTGGATGCTCCATCTCGTCGGGGAAGGCGCGATCGTAACGGTAGTGCCGACGCCATCACCAACACCTGGAACGGTAGTGGCCGCGTTCTCGGCAAACTCTACTGCGGGATCGGCCCCGCTCATAGTGCAGTTCACCGACACCTCAACCGGGAACCCGAACGAGTGGTACTGGAACTTCGGGGACAACACCACATCAGGCGTACAGAATCCGACGCACACCTTCACAACCCCTGGATTCTATACGGTACGGCTCACGGCATCAACCACAGACGATTCTGACACCACCACACGGACGATCACTGTGGTCGGCCCGCCGACCGCCAACTTCTCGGCAAGCACGACCTCAGGAATCATTCCACTGGAGGTGCAGTTCACCGACCACTCCACCGGCACACCGGCATCGTGGTCATGGGACTTTGGCGACGGCACCAACGCCACCGCACAGAACCCCTCCCACACCTACACTACCGCAGGCACCTATACGGTGATCCTCACCGTCTCAAACGCCGCAGGAACCGACACGGCCACCTCAACCATCAGGGTCTCAGCCTGCGCAGGATTGGGGCTTGCCGGCACCTACTACCCGAACCGGGAGTGGATAGGGGAAGGGGTGACCAGGATCGATCCCAGGATCTGGTTCGCCGACAATGAGGCAAACACGTCGTGGCAAAAATCTGGAACCGATGAGTACAACTGGCCCATCGCCACCCTCGGAAAAGATGACCAGTTCAGCGTCATCTATGAGGGCTACCTGATCGTGCCAGAAGACGCCACCTATACCTTCTATCTCACCTCTGACGATGGCTCATGGCTCTGGATCGACGACATGGATACCGTACTCATCGATAACGGCGGGTACCACAGCAGCACGACAAAAACAGCGAATATCCACCTCACCGCCGGTTCCCATCAGATCAGGGCGAAGATGTTTGAGAACCTTGGAAAGGCAGTCTTCCACCTCGAATGGTCATCTCCCGCATTTGCGAGAACACCGGTGGAAGACTTCTGTCATGATCCCATAGCGGTGGCCGCGTCCTTCACCGCAGCACCGCAAAGCGGCACCGCCCCCCTCCAGGTGCAGTTCACCGATCTCTCTACCGGCGCACCGACCGCATGGCTCTGGGACTTCGGCGACGGCACCACCTCCACCGAACAGCACCCGGTCCACATCTACACTGCCCCGGGCACCTACACGGTCAGCCTCACCGCTGCGAATGCCGCCTTCAGCGATACGGCCACACGCACCGACCTGATCACTGCAGAAACACCGACCATCACCGAGGGTTTCTGGCCGATGGACGAGGGATCCGGCTCTATCGTCTATGACAAGAGCGGGAACGGGTACAACGGGACGATCACCGGCGCCGGCTGGATCTCCTGCGCGGACCGCGGCTACCTGGTCTTCGACGGGAGCAGCGACAGCGTTTCCATACCAAACAGCGCCGGACTCAACCCCACAAATGCCGTCACCTACGAGGCATGGGCCTACCCTACCGAGTATGACACGGATAAGGTGATCCAGAAGCGAGACTGGGACGGTCACGGCCTCGACCTCGACAAATGGAATGGGTGGCAGGGGGGCGTCACAACAACATCGTCGAGCAAGACCACCATCGAATGGGGAGAGGGGCGCCCGACCCTGAACCGCTGGTACCTCCTCGCCCTCACCTATGACGGCAGCACCCTGCGCCTGTACGTGGACGGCGAGGAGAAGGCGTCAACACCGCTCACCGGCACCCTGAAGACGAGCACAAGCCCGGTGTACATCGGTTCTGACGCGAACACACAGAAATTGTTCAACGGCTCGATCGCAAACGCCGCGATCTACAGCACCGCCCTCAGCCCGCAGGAGATCGGCGCACACTATGCCGCCTTCACCCCTGCAGGGTGCCCTGCAGATGCGGCATTCAGCGCCGACGTAGTGAGCGGGACCGCACCCCTGACCGTCCAGTTCACCGACCTCTCGACCCGCCACCCGACCGCATGGCTCTGGGACTTCGGGGACGGCACGTCCTCAAGGGTGCAGAACCCGTTCCATATCTACGCAGACCCCGGCACCTACACGGTCAGCCTCACGGCCTCGAACCTTTTCGGGCCAGGAACTGAGACAAAAACGGGTTATATTACGGTTACATCACCTTCATCAGGATATGACATCCTGCTGATCACCGAGCATCCAAAAGGAGGATATCTCAGAAATGGAGGGTACATGGAGTTCACCGTGAGCGGCCTCTGGTCCAGAATCAAGGTAGGAGAGACATCCTATGAGCTGAATCAGGGAGATATCGTTCACATCCTTCTCAACAAAGATCAGGCAGGGAAGATCCACATTGCAGAACAGGATATCAACGCTTTCATACTCGATGATATAACCGTGTCCATCAATGGTCTTACCAAAGGTTCCGGGAGCATAGGAGACGGGGATATCTGGATCAATACTTCTTCAGGGATGGTTTCAACACTTACTCTTATAGTGCCTCAAAAAAACGCATGGACTCGCTTCGAAATCGATGGTGATCAAATCCTCTATGGAAAAGATAAAAGAGGCATCGTCCTAACGGGCCTTGTTCCCGGCAGTGACGGGACCTTAAACCTCGATATCAGTGATAAACCATCATCATCAGAAATCCATTACGATGGAGGAGTTAAAGAATATTCATTCATCTGA
- a CDS encoding type IV pilin N-terminal domain-containing protein, whose translation MIVTDEQGVSEVIGAILLVSLAVLGVAIVAVALFSQPPPSEVPHVSVVAGTTVDNTTFVLLHEGGDTLAAGNYRIYVDNGSGLVDRTDEFALAGDDIWSIGENLTYTGGGTPERVVVSVVDSGGGETVIAEPSGFGAATAGAYADAGGSGTLPVVTVTPVPGGGNETSPIMIVGPDVEQEYVIDMKKDFTFSVNVSTIAAKYVHMVIYNYNVLLDSNNNEIPNQIVAMNLTQSEVEAFYYNHTLKTTNKLGSDGDRISVTAIVYGINDTVIAHESVLGTLNLK comes from the coding sequence ATGATAGTGACAGACGAACAGGGTGTTTCCGAGGTGATCGGAGCGATACTTCTTGTATCGCTGGCAGTGCTCGGCGTGGCGATCGTGGCGGTGGCGCTCTTCTCCCAGCCCCCGCCCTCAGAGGTCCCGCACGTGAGCGTGGTGGCGGGAACGACAGTAGACAACACCACGTTTGTCCTCCTCCACGAGGGCGGCGACACCCTCGCCGCGGGGAACTACCGGATCTACGTGGACAATGGGAGCGGGCTTGTGGACCGGACCGATGAGTTCGCCCTCGCAGGCGACGATATCTGGTCGATCGGCGAGAACCTCACTTACACAGGCGGAGGCACCCCCGAACGGGTCGTCGTCTCGGTCGTCGATTCGGGCGGCGGCGAGACGGTGATCGCCGAACCCTCTGGGTTCGGGGCGGCGACGGCAGGGGCATATGCGGATGCCGGGGGATCGGGGACGCTGCCGGTGGTGACGGTGACGCCGGTGCCGGGAGGCGGGAATGAGACATCGCCGATTATGATCGTCGGACCTGATGTGGAGCAGGAGTATGTCATAGATATGAAAAAGGACTTCACTTTCTCCGTGAATGTCTCGACAATCGCCGCAAAATACGTCCATATGGTCATCTACAATTACAACGTTCTCCTCGACAGCAACAATAACGAAATCCCAAACCAGATTGTCGCTATGAACCTGACCCAGAGCGAGGTGGAGGCCTTCTATTACAATCATACCTTAAAGACCACCAACAAACTCGGGAGTGATGGAGATCGGATCTCTGTGACAGCAATCGTATATGGTATAAATGACACGGTGATCGCCCACGAATCTGTGCTAGGCACGCTGAATCTAAAATAG
- a CDS encoding radical SAM protein: MSEITGSTSRLARGCVLCYEGAKMVLFVTGRCGRDCWYCPISEKRRNGDLVYANDRVVTSPDDIIEEAEMMSALGSSITGGEPFLVLDVVVNACRLLKEHFGPDHHIHLYTGIAPTEKQLLPLRGLVDEIRLHPPQEVWGRILDSPYARSVETARRLGFSIGIEVPSLPGIEALRAILPDLDFLNINELEWSETNAEAMRLRGLDLEDGLHNAVGGAAALAEPLLDDPKVHFCSSGFKDSVQLRERLRRIAGNTARPFDEITEDGTIVYGLLELEDDVLPPVLREHIYDIEVSGDKVEMAWWVLAELKDELPGKKSVIERYPNGGIILEVTPL, translated from the coding sequence GTGTCCGAAATCACAGGCAGCACATCCCGTCTGGCGCGGGGCTGCGTCCTCTGTTACGAGGGCGCCAAGATGGTCCTTTTTGTGACCGGCAGGTGCGGGCGGGACTGCTGGTACTGCCCCATCTCTGAGAAGCGGCGGAACGGCGATCTGGTCTATGCCAACGATCGCGTGGTGACGTCGCCGGACGACATCATCGAGGAGGCCGAGATGATGAGCGCTCTCGGGAGCAGCATCACCGGGGGCGAACCCTTCCTGGTGCTCGACGTGGTCGTCAACGCCTGCCGTCTCCTCAAGGAGCACTTCGGGCCCGACCACCACATCCACCTCTACACCGGGATCGCACCGACAGAAAAGCAACTGCTCCCGCTCCGCGGGCTCGTCGACGAGATCCGTCTCCACCCGCCGCAGGAGGTCTGGGGTCGCATCCTCGACTCGCCCTATGCCCGCTCGGTCGAGACCGCCCGCCGCCTCGGGTTCTCGATCGGGATCGAGGTGCCATCCCTGCCCGGGATCGAGGCCCTTCGGGCGATCCTTCCAGACCTCGACTTCCTCAACATCAACGAACTCGAGTGGAGCGAGACGAACGCCGAAGCGATGCGTCTGCGTGGCCTTGACCTGGAGGACGGCCTTCACAACGCCGTCGGCGGCGCCGCAGCGCTCGCAGAACCCCTTCTTGACGATCCGAAAGTGCACTTCTGTTCGTCCGGCTTCAAGGACTCGGTCCAGCTGCGCGAGCGTCTTCGGCGCATCGCCGGGAACACCGCCCGCCCCTTCGACGAGATCACCGAGGACGGCACCATCGTCTACGGCCTCCTCGAACTGGAAGACGACGTCCTGCCGCCGGTCCTCCGCGAACATATTTATGATATCGAGGTCTCTGGTGATAAGGTTGAGATGGCCTGGTGGGTGCTTGCCGAATTGAAAGATGAACTCCCCGGTAAAAAGTCCGTGATCGAGCGCTACCCCAATGGGGGGATCATCCTGGAGGTGACGCCGCTCTGA
- the uppS gene encoding polyprenyl diphosphate synthase produces MRIRDRIDPLYERYLQWQCKHIPGHIAIIQDGNRRYARLLGVGTIEGHRAGAETTQQVLEWAKEIGIRTITLYSFSTENFNRDEGEVNYLFDIFKEKFIGVLSDERVHANQIRVQMIGDRSMLPPDLLETIEAAEEATRHYSRFFLNIALAYGGRNELVHAARRVVAGVREGSIASDEITPRTVENYLYEGLHLPPVDLIIRTGNERRTSNFLPWMANGNECAVYFCAPYWPLFRKIDLLRAIRLYDQRIRARE; encoded by the coding sequence CTGAGGATCAGAGACCGGATCGATCCGCTCTACGAGCGCTACCTGCAGTGGCAGTGCAAACATATCCCCGGCCACATCGCCATCATACAGGACGGCAACCGCAGGTATGCCCGCCTCCTCGGGGTCGGAACGATCGAGGGCCATCGTGCAGGCGCCGAGACGACCCAGCAGGTGCTTGAATGGGCAAAGGAGATCGGGATCAGGACGATCACGCTCTACTCCTTCTCCACCGAGAACTTCAACCGTGACGAGGGTGAGGTCAACTACCTCTTCGATATCTTCAAGGAGAAGTTCATCGGCGTTCTCAGCGACGAGCGGGTCCATGCAAATCAGATCAGGGTCCAGATGATCGGCGACCGATCGATGCTCCCTCCAGACCTTCTTGAGACGATCGAAGCCGCCGAAGAAGCCACCCGCCACTACAGCCGCTTCTTCCTCAACATCGCCCTTGCCTACGGGGGCAGGAACGAGCTGGTCCATGCCGCCCGGCGGGTGGTCGCCGGCGTCCGCGAGGGCTCAATCGCCTCTGACGAGATCACGCCGCGTACGGTCGAGAACTACCTGTACGAGGGCCTCCACCTCCCCCCGGTCGACCTGATCATCAGGACCGGAAACGAGCGGCGCACCTCGAACTTTCTGCCATGGATGGCAAACGGAAACGAGTGTGCCGTCTATTTCTGTGCGCCGTACTGGCCGCTCTTCAGGAAGATCGATCTCCTGCGGGCGATACGCCTCTATGACCAGCGGATCCGTGCCAGAGAATAG